A window of Fimbriimonadaceae bacterium contains these coding sequences:
- a CDS encoding HIT domain-containing protein, whose protein sequence is MAERLWAPWRLTYIEKATPSGECIFVDLPTLDADRENLILHRGRHAFVMLNAFPYTNGHLMVAPFKHTSSMGELDDAELLEINQLVAKCLRWIEEAYAPDGFNIGVNLGSAAGAGIPTHIHWHIVPRWTGDTNFMSVVGEVRVLPQSLEESYDRLRAIVEREEAGA, encoded by the coding sequence ATGGCGGAGCGACTGTGGGCGCCTTGGCGCCTGACCTATATCGAGAAGGCGACCCCGAGCGGCGAGTGCATTTTCGTCGATCTTCCGACGCTGGATGCCGATCGGGAGAACCTCATCCTCCACCGCGGTCGGCACGCCTTCGTGATGCTCAACGCCTTTCCCTACACGAACGGCCACCTGATGGTCGCGCCGTTCAAGCACACGTCTTCGATGGGCGAGCTCGACGACGCCGAGCTGCTGGAAATCAACCAGCTCGTCGCCAAGTGCCTGCGGTGGATCGAAGAGGCGTACGCTCCGGACGGATTCAACATCGGCGTCAACCTCGGCTCGGCGGCGGGCGCGGGCATTCCCACCCACATCCACTGGCACATCGTGCCGCGTTGGACCGGGGACACCAACTTCATGTCGGTCGTGGGCGAGGTCCGCGTCTTGCCGCAGAGCTTGGAAGAGAGCTACGACCGGCTTCGCGCGATCGTCGAGCGCGAGGAAGCGGGGGCGTGA
- a CDS encoding uracil-DNA glycosylase: protein MPGATLDEVRAGCLACRACDLAERRRTVVFGEGDPASPLVLVGEGPGDTEDATGRPFVGRAGQLLDRALADAGLARETVYITNTVKCRACDWSTGRPVNRPPTEGETANCRRWLVPQLASIAPEMILCIGAPSAKNLIRKEFKITRERGKYFPCEFARAAMATLHPAYILRNAGASSDGGYSLLVQDIARAWEAANRLREKATARAAEQLRLL, encoded by the coding sequence ATGCCCGGCGCGACGCTGGACGAGGTTCGCGCGGGGTGCCTCGCGTGCCGCGCGTGCGATCTCGCCGAAAGACGCCGCACCGTGGTCTTTGGCGAGGGAGACCCCGCCTCCCCGTTGGTCTTGGTGGGCGAGGGGCCTGGAGACACCGAGGACGCGACGGGGCGGCCGTTCGTGGGGCGTGCGGGACAGCTTCTCGACAGGGCTCTGGCCGATGCGGGCCTGGCGCGCGAAACCGTGTACATCACCAACACCGTGAAGTGCCGCGCGTGCGACTGGTCGACCGGTCGGCCGGTCAACCGTCCGCCGACGGAGGGGGAGACGGCGAACTGCCGTCGCTGGCTGGTGCCTCAGCTCGCGTCGATCGCCCCCGAGATGATCCTGTGCATCGGGGCTCCAAGCGCCAAGAACCTGATTCGAAAGGAGTTCAAGATCACCCGCGAGCGGGGGAAGTACTTCCCCTGCGAGTTCGCCCGAGCGGCGATGGCCACGCTGCACCCCGCCTACATCCTGCGCAATGCCGGAGCGTCCTCGGACGGGGGCTACAGCCTGCTCGTGCAGGACATCGCCCGGGCATGGGAGGCCGCGAATCGGCT